From bacterium, the proteins below share one genomic window:
- a CDS encoding CBS domain-containing protein, producing MEKSQTIIPNLIAGRAQNKGIPADSALPAVVFYNLSDLLGCPIRYEDEARPFARLYDIGGSTATAYPLAIALELTPRKGRLHTFVPWNAVLSMTVTETVVRRITEPAPTADFWARRDVLDDQVVDVSGAQVVRVNDVHLIYSDNKLIFGHVEIGLRGILRRLRFEKTVNFLTQWLFDYTIKDSFVTWRHIQVMSPGGVPGGLRVDKLSDRLADIHPAELADILEQLGVKDRQALFNSMTVETAADALEEVTPEYQRTLVSHGEPGRVADILEEMPADEAAEVLRDLGPDAQNIISRMEGDAASEVKTLLSHKEESAGGVMDSNCIEAQLGDTVASILERIPKLTETVEVYNLIYIVDENRVLKGVLSLRELFRASPMAPLEGLVSHELITVHPETRLKDVAREFAKYGFQAVPVVNDDGVLQGVVRYDSVLSHLADFLND from the coding sequence ATGGAAAAATCTCAAACCATTATCCCGAATTTGATCGCAGGGAGAGCGCAAAATAAAGGCATTCCGGCCGATAGCGCCCTGCCCGCAGTCGTTTTCTATAATCTTTCGGACTTATTGGGGTGCCCGATACGTTATGAAGATGAGGCCCGACCGTTCGCCCGTTTGTACGATATTGGAGGCTCAACGGCCACCGCCTACCCGCTGGCCATCGCACTGGAGTTAACACCACGCAAAGGCCGCCTCCATACCTTTGTACCCTGGAACGCCGTTCTCTCCATGACCGTTACGGAAACGGTCGTTCGCCGGATCACGGAACCAGCCCCCACCGCTGATTTCTGGGCACGCCGTGATGTGCTGGATGACCAGGTGGTCGATGTCTCCGGGGCCCAGGTAGTACGCGTCAATGACGTCCACCTGATCTATTCCGACAATAAACTGATCTTCGGGCATGTGGAAATCGGGCTGCGCGGAATCCTCCGCAGGCTCAGGTTTGAAAAAACGGTGAATTTCCTGACCCAATGGCTTTTTGACTACACCATTAAGGACAGCTTCGTCACCTGGCGTCACATTCAAGTGATGTCACCCGGCGGAGTTCCGGGCGGACTCCGGGTGGATAAGCTCTCCGACCGGCTTGCGGATATCCATCCTGCGGAGCTGGCAGACATTCTGGAGCAACTGGGCGTCAAAGACCGGCAAGCCCTCTTCAACTCAATGACGGTTGAGACGGCGGCCGACGCGCTGGAGGAAGTTACCCCCGAGTACCAGCGCACGTTGGTTTCCCACGGTGAGCCCGGGCGTGTGGCCGATATTCTCGAAGAAATGCCTGCCGATGAGGCTGCCGAGGTATTACGCGATCTTGGGCCTGACGCCCAGAATATCATTAGTCGCATGGAAGGTGACGCTGCCTCCGAAGTCAAAACTCTGCTCTCGCATAAAGAGGAGAGCGCCGGCGGGGTGATGGATTCTAACTGCATTGAAGCGCAACTTGGTGACACCGTCGCCTCGATTCTGGAGCGCATTCCCAAGTTAACCGAGACTGTGGAAGTCTACAATTTGATCTACATTGTTGATGAAAACAGGGTGTTAAAGGGTGTTCTAAGCCTGCGTGAATTATTCCGGGCGTCCCCTATGGCCCCCTTGGAAGGCCTGGTTTCTCACGAACTCATCACCGTACACCCGGAAACACGCTTGAAGGATGTGGCACGGGAATTCGCCAAATACGGCTTCCAGGCGGTGCCCGTCGTGAACGACGATGGAGTTCTGCAAGGCGTAGTACGTTACGACAGCGTCCTTTCGCACCTGGCTGATTTTCTAAACGATTGA